A stretch of Ferribacterium limneticum DNA encodes these proteins:
- the gloA gene encoding lactoylglutathione lyase, which produces MRILHTMIRVGDLDKSIAFYTEILGMQLIRRQDYPEGRFTLAFVGYGPEDKEAVLELTHNWDTPSYELGNGFGHVALAVPDAAAACAGIKARGGKVVREAGPMKHGSTIIAFVEDPDGYKIELIQAKSVS; this is translated from the coding sequence ATGCGCATTCTGCACACCATGATCCGCGTCGGCGACCTCGACAAATCGATCGCCTTCTACACCGAAATCCTCGGCATGCAACTGATTCGCCGCCAGGACTATCCGGAAGGCCGCTTCACGCTGGCCTTCGTCGGTTACGGCCCCGAAGACAAGGAAGCCGTGCTCGAACTGACCCACAACTGGGATACGCCATCCTACGAACTTGGTAACGGCTTCGGCCATGTCGCCCTTGCGGTGCCCGATGCCGCCGCGGCCTGCGCCGGGATCAAGGCCCGTGGCGGCAAGGTGGTCCGGGAGGCCGGGCCGATGAAACATGGCAGCACGATCATCGCCTTCGTCGAAGACCCGGACGGCTACAAGATCGAGCTCATACAAGCGAAATCGGTCTCCTGA
- the gmhB gene encoding D-glycero-beta-D-manno-heptose 1,7-bisphosphate 7-phosphatase — translation MPTKLVILDRDGVINFDSAQFIKNPAEWKPIPGSLEAIARLSQSGYKVVVATNQSGVGRGLFDMETLNQIHTKMHKAVVALGGRIDAIFFCPHAADSQCDCRKPKPGMFKRISETLNIDLKGVPAVGDSLRDLQACAAAGCLPMLVLTGKGEKTKADGDLPEGTLEFRDLSAAVDAILKETTA, via the coding sequence ATGCCCACAAAACTCGTCATCCTCGACCGCGACGGCGTCATCAATTTCGACTCGGCCCAGTTCATCAAGAACCCGGCCGAGTGGAAGCCGATTCCCGGCAGCCTGGAAGCCATCGCCCGCCTCAGCCAGAGCGGCTACAAGGTGGTCGTGGCAACCAACCAGTCGGGGGTTGGGCGGGGTTTGTTCGACATGGAAACGCTGAACCAGATCCACACCAAGATGCACAAGGCCGTGGTGGCGCTGGGCGGGCGGATCGATGCCATTTTCTTCTGCCCGCACGCCGCCGATTCGCAGTGCGATTGCCGCAAGCCGAAACCCGGCATGTTCAAGCGCATCTCCGAAACGCTGAATATCGACCTCAAGGGCGTCCCCGCCGTCGGCGACTCGCTGCGCGACCTGCAGGCCTGCGCCGCAGCCGGTTGCCTGCCGATGCTGGTACTGACCGGCAAGGGCGAGAAGACCAAGGCGGATGGCGACCTACCGGAAGGCACGCTGGAATTCCGCGATCTCTCCGCCGCCGTCGATGCCATCCTCAAGGAAACCACGGCATGA
- a CDS encoding PHA/PHB synthase family protein encodes MGEGIAGTLDPFGMSHPILHAQAAWLLHPLELGQHLAQLSSDLWLLQQHTLKRVAGQANPDPVSPQADDSRFADPVWTESPTWDVVKEWYLALTHHMQDMLYDTPGLSSGERRRAAFWWRKWLNAVAPTNYLWLNPVALRKAVETHGESLWHGWRNMLDDVEAGNVRMTNPDDFKVGENLATTPGSVVHRNRLLEVIHYAPTQPRVHAEPIVIITPWINKFYVLDLVPKKSMVRFLLDQGFDVFITSWKNPDAGMRDVSFDDYLLEGIDTIVQVAKEISGAAQVHAAGYCIGGTALAIYMAWANRHYKEAMPVADWTLFTTLVDFRRPGDIEVFIDEHSIEYLIEQMAQKGYLDGREMAASFRLLRSNSLIWHYVVHGWLYGEAPSSFDVLFWNMDTTRMPYAMHAWYLRELYLKNRLIQGGSLTVAGEPIDLSAISQPLYAVAAEDDHIAPWMQAFRTMNLIPGERRFVLSSSGHILGIVNPPTRPAKRTYWAGPAHRKADTPSAWRETAHEHQGSWWADWMQWLKPRAGDLVPARPAHDERHPELAPAPGTYVLES; translated from the coding sequence ATGGGCGAGGGAATTGCGGGCACCCTCGACCCCTTCGGCATGAGCCACCCCATCCTGCATGCGCAGGCCGCCTGGCTGCTCCACCCGCTTGAGCTCGGCCAGCATCTGGCACAACTGTCATCCGACCTTTGGCTCTTGCAACAGCACACGCTGAAGCGCGTCGCCGGCCAGGCGAATCCCGACCCGGTCAGCCCACAAGCCGATGATTCCCGTTTTGCCGATCCGGTGTGGACCGAATCGCCGACCTGGGACGTGGTGAAGGAGTGGTACCTCGCCCTGACCCACCATATGCAGGACATGCTCTACGACACGCCGGGACTCTCCAGCGGCGAGCGCCGGCGCGCCGCATTCTGGTGGCGCAAATGGCTGAACGCCGTGGCGCCGACCAATTACCTCTGGCTCAACCCGGTAGCCTTGCGCAAAGCGGTCGAAACGCACGGCGAGAGCCTGTGGCACGGATGGCGCAACATGCTGGACGATGTCGAGGCCGGCAATGTCCGTATGACCAACCCGGATGATTTCAAGGTCGGTGAAAATCTGGCCACCACGCCAGGCAGCGTCGTGCATCGGAATCGCCTGCTCGAGGTGATCCATTACGCGCCGACCCAGCCCAGGGTTCACGCCGAGCCAATCGTCATCATCACGCCGTGGATCAACAAGTTCTATGTGCTCGATCTGGTGCCGAAGAAAAGTATGGTCCGCTTCCTTCTCGATCAAGGCTTCGATGTCTTCATCACCAGCTGGAAAAATCCGGATGCCGGGATGCGCGACGTCAGCTTCGATGACTACCTGCTGGAAGGCATCGATACCATCGTTCAAGTCGCCAAGGAAATCAGCGGTGCGGCGCAGGTGCATGCCGCCGGCTACTGCATCGGCGGAACGGCGCTGGCGATATACATGGCCTGGGCCAATCGCCATTACAAAGAGGCCATGCCGGTTGCCGATTGGACCCTGTTTACCACCCTGGTCGATTTCAGGCGGCCGGGCGATATCGAAGTCTTTATCGACGAACACAGCATCGAGTACCTGATCGAGCAGATGGCCCAGAAGGGCTACCTGGACGGCCGGGAAATGGCCGCATCATTCCGTCTGCTGCGCTCCAACAGCCTGATCTGGCATTACGTCGTGCACGGCTGGCTGTATGGCGAGGCGCCATCATCCTTCGACGTGCTCTTCTGGAACATGGACACGACACGCATGCCCTACGCAATGCATGCCTGGTACCTGCGCGAGCTTTATCTCAAGAACCGGCTGATTCAGGGTGGAAGCCTGACCGTCGCCGGCGAGCCGATCGATCTGTCGGCGATCTCCCAGCCGCTCTATGCCGTTGCGGCCGAAGACGATCACATCGCCCCCTGGATGCAGGCATTCCGAACCATGAACCTGATCCCGGGCGAACGACGTTTCGTGCTGTCGAGTTCCGGTCACATTCTCGGCATTGTCAATCCGCCAACGCGGCCGGCCAAGCGGACCTACTGGGCCGGCCCGGCCCATCGCAAAGCCGATACGCCCAGTGCCTGGCGTGAGACGG
- a CDS encoding lysophospholipid acyltransferase family protein, whose product MKTLRSSVFMAYAIVWSILTAPLVVIAALALRGLWGYRFGKLWRLGIQFGVENILGIRPKVIGLENMPQEPCVILAKHQSAWETMTLQDTVPNGAYCVFVLKKELLKVPLVGWGLAAMKMISIDRTAGKDALDQVVIQGRERLKQGFYVILFPEGTRVAPGQKKRYKPGGAYLATRVGCKVVPIAHDAGELWPRQAFLKTPGTVTVSIGPAFDATGMTEAEVNQKAEAWIEEEMHRISPHRYSDAQHNAT is encoded by the coding sequence ATGAAGACCCTGCGTTCCAGCGTCTTCATGGCCTATGCCATCGTCTGGTCGATCCTGACCGCACCGCTCGTCGTCATCGCTGCACTGGCCCTGCGCGGCCTGTGGGGCTACCGCTTCGGCAAGCTGTGGCGCCTCGGCATCCAGTTCGGCGTCGAGAATATCCTCGGCATCCGCCCCAAGGTCATCGGCCTCGAAAACATGCCGCAGGAGCCCTGCGTCATTCTCGCCAAGCATCAGTCCGCCTGGGAAACGATGACGCTGCAGGACACCGTGCCGAACGGCGCCTACTGCGTTTTCGTGCTAAAGAAGGAATTGCTCAAGGTGCCACTGGTCGGCTGGGGTCTGGCTGCGATGAAGATGATCTCCATCGACCGCACCGCCGGCAAGGATGCGCTGGACCAGGTCGTCATCCAGGGGCGCGAACGCCTCAAGCAAGGCTTCTATGTCATCCTCTTCCCGGAAGGCACGCGTGTCGCGCCGGGCCAGAAGAAACGCTACAAGCCGGGCGGCGCCTATCTTGCCACCCGCGTTGGCTGCAAGGTCGTGCCGATTGCCCACGATGCCGGCGAACTCTGGCCGCGTCAGGCCTTCCTGAAAACGCCAGGCACCGTCACCGTCAGCATCGGCCCGGCCTTCGACGCCACCGGCATGACCGAGGCCGAGGTCAACCAGAAGGCCGAAGCCTGGATCGAAGAAGAGATGCACCGCATTTCGCCGCACCGTTACTCGGATGCCCAGCACAACGCCACCTGA
- a CDS encoding M48 family metallopeptidase, translating into MPSTTPPETSHRIAIGGADVSYQLRRSQRRTIGLSIDHRGLRVGAPTRARIGDIEKLIHQHGDWVLDKLAAWRDRPAPGKLEITDGTIIPLLGEPLTIALTSVGRSRWQFGPGTLYLHPVNAGATKALLEKALREKARAVFAERLQIHAPRLGVATPPLRLSSARTRWGSCNHRGDIALNWRLVFMPLPVIDYVVCHELAHLKEMNHSPRFWSVVEQLCPDWKARRLELRQQAKLVASY; encoded by the coding sequence ATGCCCAGCACAACGCCACCTGAAACGAGCCACCGCATCGCCATTGGCGGTGCGGACGTATCGTATCAACTGCGGCGCAGCCAGCGGCGCACCATCGGCCTGAGCATCGACCACCGCGGCCTGCGGGTCGGCGCCCCGACCAGGGCCCGGATCGGCGATATTGAAAAACTGATTCACCAGCACGGCGACTGGGTGCTCGACAAACTGGCCGCGTGGCGCGACCGCCCGGCGCCCGGCAAACTGGAAATCACCGACGGCACGATCATTCCCCTCCTCGGCGAGCCGCTGACCATTGCGCTGACCAGCGTTGGTCGCTCCCGCTGGCAGTTCGGCCCCGGCACCCTCTACCTCCATCCGGTCAATGCCGGTGCCACCAAGGCTTTACTCGAAAAGGCCCTGCGCGAGAAAGCGCGTGCCGTCTTTGCCGAGCGCCTGCAAATCCACGCCCCCCGGCTCGGTGTCGCAACGCCGCCCTTGCGGCTTTCCTCGGCCCGTACTCGCTGGGGCAGTTGCAACCACCGAGGCGACATTGCGCTGAACTGGCGGCTCGTCTTCATGCCGCTGCCGGTGATCGATTACGTCGTCTGCCATGAATTGGCGCACCTCAAGGAAATGAACCACAGCCCGCGTTTCTGGTCTGTGGTGGAACAACTCTGCCCGGACTGGAAAGCGCGCCGCCTCGAACTGCGCCAGCAGGCAAAGCTGGTGGCCAGTTATTAG